One Leptospira kirschneri serovar Cynopteri str. 3522 CT DNA segment encodes these proteins:
- a CDS encoding class I SAM-dependent methyltransferase: protein MFNPLSSVEPWSLVAEGYTKSTKQFLEGYALKAIELMGLKSDCVVLDVAAGPGTLSIPLAKNVKEVYAIDFSIPMLEQLKNGIKEANVQNVFTYVMDGQKLEFESDRFDAAFSMFGLMFFPDKLLGLKEIHRVLKPKGKIAVSSWAPISNSTLMQCLFGALRKANPEIPSPQTNVESFENPDFIRDHFCSSGFKEIEIVSFSNSIKVENIQGFLNMMIEGSAPIQLMKSKLEESVWKEKEKIMFDYLSEQLALLPISLSSEAFITIAKKS, encoded by the coding sequence ATGTTTAATCCATTATCTTCCGTAGAACCTTGGTCTCTAGTTGCAGAAGGATATACTAAATCCACCAAACAATTCTTAGAAGGTTATGCCTTAAAAGCGATAGAGTTGATGGGCTTGAAATCGGACTGTGTAGTTTTAGACGTAGCAGCAGGTCCGGGGACCCTTTCTATTCCACTTGCAAAAAACGTAAAGGAAGTTTATGCGATCGATTTTTCGATTCCTATGCTCGAACAACTAAAAAATGGAATAAAGGAAGCAAATGTTCAAAACGTTTTCACTTACGTTATGGATGGGCAGAAGTTGGAATTTGAGAGTGATCGTTTTGATGCAGCTTTTTCCATGTTCGGTCTAATGTTTTTTCCTGATAAGTTGTTGGGTCTAAAAGAAATTCATAGAGTATTAAAACCAAAAGGTAAGATTGCGGTTTCTAGTTGGGCTCCGATTTCTAATTCTACTTTAATGCAATGTCTTTTTGGTGCTCTTCGAAAAGCAAATCCTGAAATACCCTCTCCCCAAACAAACGTAGAAAGTTTTGAAAATCCGGATTTTATTCGGGATCATTTTTGTTCTTCTGGTTTTAAAGAAATCGAAATCGTTTCTTTTTCTAATTCGATCAAAGTCGAAAATATTCAAGGATTTTTGAATATGATGATTGAAGGAAGTGCACCTATACAACTGATGAAAAGTAAACTGGAAGAATCCGTTTGGAAAGAAAAAGAAAAAATTATGTTTGATTATCTTTCGGAACAACTTGCTCTACTTCCAATTTCACTTTCTTCGGAAGCGTTCATTACGATCGCTAAAAAATCTTAG
- a CDS encoding DUF4256 domain-containing protein translates to MSKVNRNKKELVSEQREKLLIILKDRFTKNMNRHKDLEWTKIKARLEANSEKLWSLNEMEKTGGEPDVIAYDQKTGEYIFYDCSAESPKDRRSVCYDREALESRKEHKPKDNALDMATSMGIEILAEEQYRELQKFGKFDTKTSSWIKTPSDIRKLGGAIFADFRYGHVFVYHNGAESYYAVRGFRGSLRV, encoded by the coding sequence ATGAGCAAAGTAAATAGGAATAAGAAGGAGTTAGTATCAGAACAACGCGAAAAACTACTCATCATACTAAAAGACCGTTTTACAAAAAACATGAATCGTCACAAGGATCTTGAATGGACTAAAATAAAAGCAAGGCTGGAAGCCAACTCTGAAAAACTGTGGTCTCTCAATGAAATGGAAAAAACTGGCGGTGAACCGGATGTTATAGCTTATGATCAAAAAACGGGCGAATACATTTTTTATGATTGTTCAGCAGAAAGCCCTAAAGACCGCAGAAGTGTTTGTTACGATCGAGAAGCATTAGAATCAAGAAAAGAACATAAGCCAAAAGATAACGCTCTTGATATGGCTACTTCCATGGGTATTGAAATTTTAGCAGAAGAACAATATCGAGAGTTACAGAAATTCGGAAAGTTCGATACAAAAACATCAAGTTGGATAAAAACACCTTCTGATATTAGAAAACTAGGTGGAGCCATCTTTGCTGATTTCCGTTACGGACATGTTTTTGTATATCATAATGGTGCAGAATCTTATTATGCCGTCAGAGGATTCCGAGGTTCGCTAAGAGTCTAA
- a CDS encoding ABC transporter ATP-binding protein — translation MPSSDKAIEIQKLNLRLGQRTILDTISFEVNSGTILGILGRSGSGKTSLFRAILGVPTTTNLEQSGSIYFFGKDRKEIPIHHLQPVFQDPVGSFNPTWSLEKALKEPLRILGGEVANRGEAFFPYLLESFRLANKDLNRNVLSFSGGELQRAAILRALLTEPKILFLDEALGALDPILLNEVLQFLKRISGERKITILLITHSLRTAQKFCNQIGILEKGKLLDFGATEEVFTNYKSSFTGELIRAIDLSSLRV, via the coding sequence ATGCCTAGTTCCGATAAAGCCATAGAAATTCAAAAATTAAATCTCCGGTTGGGTCAGAGGACGATCTTAGATACGATTTCGTTCGAAGTGAATTCTGGAACGATACTCGGAATTTTAGGACGCTCCGGTTCGGGTAAAACTTCTCTTTTCCGAGCGATTTTAGGAGTTCCTACAACTACCAATCTAGAACAAAGCGGATCGATTTATTTTTTCGGGAAGGACCGAAAGGAAATTCCGATCCATCACTTACAACCAGTTTTTCAAGATCCTGTCGGAAGTTTCAATCCTACCTGGTCTTTGGAAAAAGCTTTGAAAGAACCACTCCGAATTTTAGGAGGAGAAGTCGCAAATAGGGGAGAGGCTTTTTTTCCGTATTTACTCGAATCTTTTCGGTTGGCAAATAAAGATCTCAATCGAAATGTTCTTTCTTTTTCCGGAGGTGAACTACAAAGGGCGGCGATTCTTCGTGCGCTTCTCACGGAACCTAAAATTCTTTTTTTGGACGAAGCGTTAGGCGCCTTGGATCCAATCCTTTTGAACGAGGTGTTACAATTTTTAAAAAGAATTTCTGGAGAAAGGAAAATTACGATTTTATTAATTACTCATAGTTTGAGAACGGCTCAAAAATTTTGCAATCAAATTGGAATATTAGAAAAAGGTAAATTACTGGATTTTGGGGCAACGGAAGAAGTTTTTACGAATTATAAAAGTTCTTTTACGGGGGAACTCATTCGTGCGATCGATTTGAGTTCCCTCCGCGTTTGA